The following are encoded together in the Cerasicoccus sp. TK19100 genome:
- the lgt gene encoding prolipoprotein diacylglyceryl transferase, with protein sequence MTLAQLPPAPDTGYHVHDFDPFLLRFPESWPIDGLRWYGLAYVAAFALAFGLLRLYYKRGRSPYNPEQQADLLFAVILGTLLGGRLGYFLLYRFDDIIQDPLLFLRVWEGGMASHGGMVGIVLGMAWFARKSKTSFWQVADIICTLGPPGVFFGRLANFINGELYGRPTDVPWAYHFLDYRVDPLTGYGEWFWTPPVHPSQLYQAGMEGLLLTIYLQARFWLSTPGRRPLGQLAGEFLIGYAILRILGEVFREPDASLIFGLSRGSFYSLFMIIAGVAIITLRRKAKQTNTLPDKVN encoded by the coding sequence ATGACACTCGCGCAACTGCCGCCGGCTCCCGACACCGGCTACCATGTCCACGACTTCGATCCGTTCCTGCTTCGTTTTCCGGAGAGCTGGCCGATTGACGGGTTGCGCTGGTATGGCCTGGCCTATGTGGCGGCCTTCGCCCTGGCCTTTGGTTTGCTGCGGCTTTACTACAAGCGCGGCCGCTCGCCCTACAACCCCGAGCAACAAGCCGACCTGCTCTTTGCCGTCATCCTGGGCACGCTGCTTGGCGGCCGCCTGGGCTATTTCCTGCTCTACCGCTTTGACGATATAATACAGGACCCGCTGCTATTTCTCCGCGTGTGGGAGGGCGGCATGGCGAGCCACGGCGGCATGGTCGGCATCGTGCTCGGCATGGCATGGTTTGCCCGAAAATCGAAGACCTCGTTCTGGCAGGTGGCCGACATCATTTGCACGCTCGGCCCGCCCGGAGTGTTCTTTGGCCGACTGGCAAATTTCATCAACGGCGAGCTCTACGGCCGCCCGACCGACGTCCCCTGGGCCTATCATTTCCTCGACTATCGCGTCGACCCACTGACCGGCTATGGCGAGTGGTTCTGGACGCCGCCCGTCCACCCCTCCCAGCTTTATCAAGCCGGTATGGAGGGGCTGCTGCTCACCATTTATCTGCAAGCACGCTTCTGGCTCAGCACTCCCGGGCGACGCCCCCTGGGGCAACTGGCGGGCGAGTTTCTAATCGGCTACGCCATCTTGCGCATCCTGGGCGAAGTCTTCCGCGAACCCGACGCATCGCTGATTTTCGGTTTGTCCCGTGGCAGTTTTTACTCGCTGTTTATGATCATTGCCGGGGTGGCGATCATTACTTTGCGACGCAAAGCAAAGCAGACAAATACTTTGCCGGACAAAGTAAACTAA
- a CDS encoding FitA-like ribbon-helix-helix domain-containing protein, protein MPTPTGIDIPPELLRRLKFRAKRDHRSLENEILHCLSVGLKQEDRPVRFRDQARRLRQTTRGVLRAEELHSLIEEGRS, encoded by the coding sequence ATGCCAACCCCGACCGGCATTGATATCCCACCTGAGTTGTTGCGCCGCCTGAAGTTCCGCGCCAAGCGCGATCACCGTAGTCTGGAAAACGAAATCCTGCATTGCCTGAGTGTTGGCTTAAAGCAGGAAGACCGACCGGTGCGATTCCGCGACCAGGCGCGTCGGCTCCGCCAGACCACCCGTGGCGTGCTTCGCGCTGAGGAGCTTCACTCGCTCATCGAGGAGGGCCGCAGCTAG
- a CDS encoding glycosyl hydrolase family 28-related protein, which produces MISDFLPISWRWDVTQAPFNADPTGERDCTQALIAAMNAATALTMGAFGRALDEISALPFNDGYHPDGFENRKENGKVVGIFPAHLPYVPTIYLPEGIYQISDRILYDHANLTNSSKSELNAQIRLRGDGPGKTVIRLADHAKAFQGEVPRAVVSLMRGHRTNVAMSNYVEDLTIDVGAGNPAAVGLDFYANNTGCVRNVAITCPDGAASRGLMLGHCNYSGILLKHITINGFQTGLHIDSSTATMYMAGEDISVTHCQLGVFTGRPSASLRNIRVENCSAGVLTDGAGGLLVLIDSLLQGRGGKSIELRDGYIYAANVQVRGFEGDRDIDQIVLPGEAIADDIMPRLNVEETPEAPETIHRCLVNDFGALGDGQTDDAPAIQQALNSGADVVEFAPGKYLLDSPVVIPAGVNRVAFHFVDLVAGPNLRQLKDQGAFIVRGDSDTPLLFEDLFAWEQWSGEHYTIDHASKRTLVISDVHTQTLPLYRNGVSGGKVFLDNIACTAGVIPGTKGHDRVCMAFRGQQVWARQINPERGEPMVLNDGGDLWVLGYKTEDDATAFHTINGGRTEVLGGVLNCGGARHPSFLTEDAQLRVTTTSNGWQAHNTIHTAIMESCNGEQTTVAASQFPNRGLEPERGPQFVIPLYGSPVTKPSPSNKAPSATFSAENLH; this is translated from the coding sequence ATGATTTCTGATTTCCTCCCCATTTCCTGGCGCTGGGATGTGACCCAAGCCCCCTTTAACGCGGACCCCACCGGCGAGCGCGATTGCACCCAAGCCCTCATTGCTGCCATGAACGCCGCCACCGCCCTGACCATGGGTGCCTTTGGCCGCGCGCTGGACGAGATTTCCGCCTTGCCCTTCAACGACGGCTACCACCCCGACGGCTTCGAAAACCGCAAGGAGAACGGCAAAGTCGTGGGGATTTTTCCTGCCCACCTGCCCTACGTGCCGACCATTTATCTGCCGGAAGGCATTTACCAAATCAGCGACCGCATTCTCTACGACCACGCGAATCTAACCAACTCCAGCAAGTCCGAGCTCAATGCACAGATCCGCCTCCGTGGCGATGGCCCGGGCAAGACTGTCATCCGCCTCGCTGATCACGCCAAGGCATTTCAGGGTGAGGTGCCGCGGGCAGTGGTCTCGCTGATGCGCGGCCATCGCACCAATGTCGCGATGTCGAACTACGTCGAGGATTTGACGATCGACGTCGGCGCGGGCAACCCGGCCGCCGTCGGCCTGGATTTTTATGCCAACAACACCGGCTGCGTGCGCAATGTGGCGATCACCTGCCCCGATGGCGCGGCCTCACGTGGCCTGATGCTCGGTCACTGCAATTACTCGGGCATTCTACTCAAGCACATTACGATCAACGGCTTCCAAACCGGCCTGCACATCGATTCCAGCACCGCCACGATGTATATGGCCGGTGAAGATATTTCGGTGACCCATTGCCAGTTGGGCGTTTTCACCGGTCGCCCGTCGGCGAGCTTGCGGAACATCCGCGTGGAAAATTGCTCCGCCGGTGTGCTCACCGACGGAGCCGGAGGCTTACTGGTTTTGATCGACTCGCTGCTGCAAGGCCGCGGCGGCAAGAGCATCGAACTGCGCGACGGCTATATTTACGCGGCAAACGTGCAAGTGCGCGGCTTCGAGGGAGACCGCGATATCGACCAAATCGTGCTACCCGGCGAAGCGATCGCCGACGACATCATGCCGCGCCTGAACGTTGAAGAAACGCCAGAGGCCCCGGAGACGATCCACCGCTGCCTCGTCAATGACTTTGGCGCGCTGGGCGACGGCCAAACCGACGACGCGCCAGCCATCCAACAGGCGCTCAACTCCGGCGCGGATGTCGTCGAGTTTGCACCTGGCAAATACCTGCTCGACAGCCCGGTAGTCATCCCGGCAGGGGTCAACCGCGTGGCATTTCATTTTGTGGACCTCGTTGCTGGCCCGAATCTGCGTCAATTAAAAGACCAGGGCGCATTCATCGTTCGCGGCGATTCCGACACGCCACTGCTGTTCGAGGACCTCTTTGCCTGGGAGCAGTGGAGCGGCGAACACTACACAATCGACCACGCCAGCAAGCGCACACTCGTCATCAGCGACGTGCATACGCAGACCCTGCCGCTCTATCGCAACGGCGTGAGTGGCGGCAAAGTATTCCTCGACAACATCGCTTGCACGGCGGGGGTCATCCCCGGCACGAAGGGGCATGACCGCGTTTGCATGGCCTTCCGGGGCCAGCAGGTCTGGGCTCGGCAAATAAACCCCGAGCGCGGCGAACCCATGGTGCTCAACGACGGCGGCGACCTGTGGGTGCTCGGCTATAAAACCGAAGACGACGCCACGGCGTTTCACACGATCAATGGCGGTCGCACCGAAGTGCTTGGCGGCGTGCTCAACTGCGGCGGGGCCAGGCACCCGTCGTTCCTCACCGAGGACGCCCAACTGCGCGTGACCACGACCAGCAACGGCTGGCAGGCGCACAACACCATCCACACGGCGATCATGGAATCGTGCAACGGCGAGCAGACCACCGTTGCCGCCAGCCAGTTCCCCAACCGGGGACTGGAGCCCGAGCGGGGCCCGCAGTTTGTGATCCCGCTCTACGGCTCACCCGTGACCAAACCCTCCCCGTCAAACAAGGCACCTAGCGCGACATTTTCGGCGGAGAATTTGCACTAA
- a CDS encoding sulfatase family protein yields MYPPIPAPPNLLVIMTDQQSADALGCASGGYFHTPNLDRLAARGIRFNKAYTSQPICVPARCSMLTGLMPHETGVMYNISQGQMNGEPLSRLIDEAGYDTAYIGKWHIEHDSADLDWHGFRTTAHMRGNHLDADIEQPIRDFLLKEREQPFFLFASFVNPHDICEVARMISGQEESYKNGDLPPFPPPHECPPLPANFAIPAHEPDAIREHQLGLKAARDGAPGYIGATFDEGQWRQYRWAYQQLVSLVDARIGRLLDALDDSGQADNTAIIFFSDHGDGNAAHRWHQKNIFYEETARVPFIVVPPGGCEAAENDTALVNACLDLFPTLLDYAGLPAPADLLGRSVRPMVEGTARTAHEYVVSQTNLHLAYGQPGPTNGRMLCTADYKYVHFDSGDIREQLFHLASDPGETQSLCLDPAHRQALEHHRELLRSWITDTADPYSFT; encoded by the coding sequence ATGTATCCCCCCATCCCCGCGCCCCCGAATCTGCTGGTGATCATGACGGACCAGCAAAGTGCCGACGCGCTCGGCTGTGCCAGCGGCGGCTACTTCCACACGCCGAATCTGGATCGCCTGGCCGCACGGGGCATTCGCTTTAACAAGGCCTACACCAGCCAGCCGATTTGCGTGCCCGCCCGATGCAGCATGCTGACGGGGCTCATGCCACACGAGACCGGCGTGATGTATAACATCTCGCAAGGCCAGATGAACGGCGAGCCGCTGAGCCGACTCATCGACGAGGCCGGTTACGACACCGCCTACATCGGCAAGTGGCACATCGAACACGACTCGGCAGACCTCGACTGGCACGGCTTTCGCACCACTGCCCACATGCGCGGCAACCACTTGGATGCCGACATCGAGCAGCCCATCCGCGACTTCCTGCTCAAGGAGCGCGAACAGCCCTTTTTCCTCTTCGCATCGTTTGTAAACCCGCATGACATCTGCGAGGTGGCTCGCATGATCAGTGGGCAGGAGGAGTCTTATAAAAACGGCGATTTGCCGCCCTTCCCGCCTCCGCACGAGTGCCCACCCCTGCCGGCCAACTTCGCGATACCCGCCCACGAGCCCGATGCAATCCGCGAGCACCAACTGGGCCTGAAGGCCGCCCGTGACGGAGCCCCAGGATACATCGGCGCGACCTTCGACGAGGGCCAATGGCGCCAATACCGCTGGGCCTACCAGCAACTCGTGTCGCTGGTCGACGCCCGCATTGGCCGCTTGCTGGATGCGCTGGATGATTCCGGCCAGGCCGACAACACAGCGATCATTTTCTTCAGTGATCACGGCGACGGCAACGCCGCCCACCGCTGGCATCAGAAGAATATCTTCTACGAAGAGACGGCGCGTGTGCCGTTTATCGTCGTCCCGCCGGGTGGCTGCGAAGCGGCGGAAAACGACACCGCGCTGGTCAACGCCTGCCTGGATCTGTTCCCGACTCTACTGGACTATGCGGGCCTGCCCGCTCCCGCCGATCTTCTCGGCCGGAGTGTTCGCCCGATGGTCGAGGGCACTGCGCGCACTGCGCACGAATACGTGGTTTCGCAGACGAATCTGCATCTGGCCTACGGTCAGCCAGGGCCAACCAATGGCCGCATGCTGTGCACGGCCGACTACAAATACGTCCACTTCGATTCCGGTGATATCCGCGAACAACTGTTCCACTTGGCCAGCGATCCGGGCGAAACACAAAGCCTCTGCCTGGACCCCGCGCACCGGCAGGCCCTGGAGCATCACCGCGAGCTACTGCGGTCGTGGATTACCGATACCGCCGATCCGTATTCTTTCACCTAG
- a CDS encoding LacI family DNA-binding transcriptional regulator: MQRSRKTVKIKDIAAELGVSNSLVSKVISGNLGTTKVRPELQEKILKRAKELDFRPNPLSSALKRGRFGAIGLLIHPIGVPGSELLDRLLMGVTKELNNHGLRLWLQFFEDDQGFFDFCNQEIYRSVDGLIVAGVPHRETYSLIENLNKDGLPVVTSFRRHSVPGVANITYSDKLQGKLATQHLIQKGCQRPAFLCTDDPEDQREVGYREAMAEAKLSVDQGLLVSTEKFPQMHIFSFMAGRAMAEKMVTSGLKFDGIIAQSDQQAIGAINYLREQGIKVPEQVRVIGVDDSPMCTASTIPLSSVSPEMATIGHELIKNLVGYIDGKKPESIDITPKLIERESTR, translated from the coding sequence ATGCAAAGATCGCGTAAGACCGTAAAAATCAAGGACATCGCCGCTGAGCTTGGCGTGTCTAATTCACTTGTATCCAAGGTAATCAGCGGGAACCTCGGCACGACGAAAGTCCGCCCCGAGCTACAGGAAAAAATCCTCAAGCGAGCCAAGGAACTCGACTTCCGCCCCAATCCACTTTCCTCCGCGCTCAAGCGTGGGCGCTTTGGTGCCATTGGCCTGCTGATCCACCCGATCGGCGTGCCCGGCAGTGAGTTGCTCGACCGCCTGCTCATGGGCGTGACGAAGGAGCTGAACAACCACGGCCTGCGCCTCTGGTTGCAATTTTTTGAAGACGATCAGGGCTTTTTCGACTTCTGCAATCAGGAGATTTACCGTTCGGTGGATGGCCTGATCGTCGCCGGTGTTCCCCATCGCGAAACGTATTCGCTGATCGAAAATTTGAACAAAGACGGCCTGCCGGTGGTAACCAGCTTTCGCCGGCATTCGGTGCCCGGCGTGGCGAACATCACCTACAGCGACAAGTTGCAGGGCAAACTCGCGACGCAACACCTGATTCAAAAAGGCTGCCAACGCCCGGCGTTTCTATGCACCGATGATCCGGAGGATCAGCGCGAGGTTGGCTATCGTGAAGCTATGGCGGAGGCGAAGCTCAGTGTCGATCAAGGCCTGCTCGTTTCCACGGAAAAGTTTCCGCAAATGCACATTTTCAGCTTTATGGCTGGCCGGGCCATGGCCGAGAAAATGGTGACCAGCGGCCTGAAGTTCGACGGCATTATTGCCCAGTCGGATCAGCAGGCCATTGGCGCGATCAACTACTTGCGCGAGCAGGGCATCAAGGTGCCCGAGCAAGTGCGCGTTATCGGGGTGGACGATTCGCCGATGTGCACGGCTTCCACGATTCCGCTCAGTTCGGTGTCGCCGGAGATGGCGACCATCGGACACGAGCTAATTAAAAACCTCGTCGGCTACATCGATGGCAAAAAGCCCGAAAGCATCGATATCACGCCCAAGCTGATTGAGCGCGAATCGACGCGTTGA
- a CDS encoding adenosine deaminase family protein, translating to MPRKTDPELREFLRKLPKTETHLHLEGGLPLELLREIRPDEPTPESWTDGFKYRDFTHFEQELLDWGFAWHTSPEQYYRSAKMQFERHLELGVKYVECSFASGVSEFGGLDAKEIHLAVLEAVPKDLEVRLFMGIHHSGCGPKMRPVIEDALTWDGLAGIDLHGPEDLPIEPWTAEIYAAARVADKFTKAHAGEFLGPDFVRRMLVEIGAERIQHGIRSVEDPMLLDQIKANGIALDICPISNAKLSPGVTLENHPIRELFDAGVKVTVSTDDPISFGNNLLDDYEALHHYRNFTREELVQLVRNGLEVALVDEAKRQTWLDELDALTA from the coding sequence ATGCCACGAAAGACCGATCCAGAACTGCGCGAGTTTCTACGCAAACTACCAAAAACTGAAACCCACCTCCACCTCGAAGGCGGCTTACCACTGGAGCTGCTCCGTGAAATACGCCCCGACGAGCCGACCCCGGAATCCTGGACCGACGGTTTTAAATACCGCGACTTCACGCACTTCGAGCAGGAGCTGCTCGACTGGGGCTTCGCTTGGCACACCTCACCTGAGCAATATTACCGCTCCGCGAAAATGCAGTTCGAGCGGCACCTGGAGCTCGGCGTTAAATACGTGGAGTGCAGCTTTGCCAGCGGTGTGTCGGAGTTTGGTGGACTGGACGCCAAGGAGATTCACCTGGCAGTTTTAGAGGCCGTGCCGAAGGATCTGGAAGTGCGCCTTTTCATGGGTATTCACCACAGTGGCTGCGGCCCCAAAATGCGTCCGGTGATCGAAGACGCGCTCACTTGGGACGGCCTCGCCGGCATCGATTTGCATGGCCCGGAGGACTTACCCATCGAGCCGTGGACAGCCGAAATATACGCCGCTGCTCGCGTCGCGGATAAATTCACCAAGGCGCATGCCGGAGAATTTCTCGGCCCGGATTTCGTTCGCCGCATGCTGGTGGAGATCGGTGCCGAGCGTATCCAGCACGGCATTCGCTCGGTTGAAGACCCAATGCTGCTGGACCAAATCAAAGCCAATGGCATCGCGCTCGACATCTGCCCGATCAGCAACGCCAAGCTCTCGCCAGGCGTCACGCTGGAGAACCATCCGATTCGCGAACTCTTCGACGCCGGCGTCAAAGTAACCGTGAGCACCGACGACCCGATCAGCTTCGGCAACAATCTGCTCGACGATTACGAGGCACTCCACCACTACCGTAATTTCACCCGCGAAGAGCTCGTCCAGCTAGTGCGCAACGGCCTCGAAGTCGCACTCGTCGACGAAGCCAAACGCCAAACCTGGCTCGATGAGCTGGATGCGTTAACGGCTTAA
- a CDS encoding ATP-binding protein, whose amino-acid sequence MDTAVSAVKDLATQTEDPPSRKVSWWMQILRHIAAVLGYLLFMEIGAWMPIGHSINESSVFLLWPATGFALAITVRGGYSYLGAFVATAIAWHGLNLPFGWLFAVERGVAIAISVGFTSYMLRRFLKDYAMEAIRDVFVFLALGPIMCGLLLAALTSVILCAHVDEIPWFEFNRLLTPWWLAEAVGILVLAPFALVWTGRTKINWRNRQIFEVFIWLIVLLGLAFAVFDSWAPTDTLKYPLELAMFPVVFWGGIRFGQRGATAGVVIIAIMAIWEILQVLGPTQKYISTPPEFIWVFVGILSATTFFLAAIITEVLRSEEKAASNEQHLQAFIDALPDAAFIVSANGKFLEVFAAQRSGAYQDIKSWQGKHIADFWEADLAAAFHDAISKVLRTGEAESIEYPLRHDNEEFWFEGRLAPMRENTEMETLDGIIWVAYEITARKRAQEDLELRDRVLQGVAEATNALLASKDLNEGVGSALDCIGRYAQVDSIRLVASDPEREQRRSTDATPWRWTNAPFAKLTRNNDPSLNWNELPDEWTTRLANGEVVQHSAATPGKMSELMNERKIKSVLLAPVFVDGEFWGAFELCDDNPRAWNDSEIASLSVAAGSLGSFIQSRRGEEQLRKAKEDADRANMAKGEFLAMMSHEIRTPMNAVLGYTDLLAQTQVDDQQREWLAIVNRSGKALLELINNILDYSKIESRGVELEYQEFSLEQTVMEALELILVKANQKGVKINYEFKGESEDLFLGDSHRLRQILLNLVNNAVKFTEKGSVDVIVAVKDTEQLGRCRVDVAVKDTGVGIPKDKVQNLFQPFSQADSSTTRRFGGTGLGLVISKRLVEKMGGDIVVESEDGKGSTFSFHVFLNRGAASPKPTLLPNQKNTPLAVLAPLTILVVEDEPVNQQLTRDILNGMGYTFKIAADEDEAVKLIAEHKFNCVLMDIQLPGKSGLDITRDIRDGKHGEQIAGAHIIAVTANALPGDRKKCLDAGANDYLSKPLALEELTDSLILASQKRTV is encoded by the coding sequence ATGGATACAGCCGTATCAGCGGTAAAAGACCTCGCCACGCAAACCGAGGACCCCCCGAGTCGAAAAGTTAGCTGGTGGATGCAGATATTGCGTCACATTGCGGCCGTATTGGGCTATCTTTTGTTCATGGAGATTGGCGCGTGGATGCCGATCGGGCATTCCATCAACGAAAGCAGCGTCTTTCTGCTATGGCCAGCGACGGGGTTCGCTCTGGCGATCACGGTGCGCGGCGGCTATTCTTACCTGGGCGCGTTTGTCGCCACCGCCATTGCCTGGCATGGCCTTAACCTGCCCTTTGGCTGGTTGTTCGCCGTCGAGCGCGGCGTAGCCATCGCTATTTCCGTCGGATTTACCTCGTACATGCTGCGGCGCTTCCTCAAGGACTACGCGATGGAGGCGATCCGGGATGTCTTTGTGTTTCTCGCGCTGGGGCCGATCATGTGCGGCCTGCTATTGGCGGCGCTGACCTCCGTGATTCTCTGTGCGCACGTCGACGAGATTCCGTGGTTTGAGTTCAACCGCCTGCTCACACCGTGGTGGCTTGCCGAAGCCGTGGGCATCCTCGTGCTGGCGCCCTTTGCCCTCGTTTGGACCGGCCGGACGAAGATCAACTGGCGCAACCGGCAGATATTTGAAGTCTTCATTTGGCTGATTGTCTTGCTCGGCCTGGCCTTTGCCGTCTTCGACAGCTGGGCACCGACGGACACGCTGAAATACCCGCTGGAGCTCGCGATGTTTCCCGTGGTCTTCTGGGGTGGCATTCGCTTCGGCCAACGCGGCGCGACGGCCGGTGTCGTCATCATCGCGATCATGGCGATCTGGGAAATCCTCCAGGTTCTGGGGCCGACGCAGAAGTATATTTCCACACCGCCCGAGTTTATCTGGGTCTTCGTGGGCATTCTCAGCGCAACGACTTTCTTCCTGGCTGCGATCATCACCGAAGTCCTCCGCAGTGAGGAAAAAGCGGCGTCCAACGAACAGCACCTACAGGCCTTTATTGACGCCCTGCCCGACGCGGCGTTCATCGTCTCGGCCAACGGCAAGTTCCTCGAAGTCTTCGCCGCCCAGCGCAGTGGGGCCTATCAGGATATTAAATCCTGGCAGGGCAAGCACATTGCCGACTTCTGGGAAGCTGATCTTGCCGCCGCCTTCCATGACGCCATCAGCAAAGTGCTCCGCACCGGCGAGGCCGAAAGCATCGAATACCCCCTGCGCCACGACAACGAGGAATTCTGGTTTGAAGGTCGCCTCGCGCCCATGCGCGAAAATACCGAGATGGAAACGCTGGATGGCATCATCTGGGTAGCCTATGAAATAACCGCCCGCAAGCGCGCCCAGGAAGACCTGGAACTGCGCGACCGCGTGCTGCAAGGCGTCGCGGAGGCGACCAACGCCTTACTCGCCAGCAAGGATCTCAACGAAGGAGTCGGCAGCGCGCTGGACTGCATTGGCCGCTATGCGCAGGTAGACTCCATTCGTCTGGTAGCCAGTGATCCCGAGCGCGAGCAACGCCGCTCCACCGACGCCACGCCCTGGCGCTGGACCAATGCCCCCTTCGCCAAGCTCACCCGCAACAATGACCCGTCACTGAACTGGAATGAGCTCCCGGATGAGTGGACCACCCGATTGGCCAATGGCGAGGTCGTGCAGCACTCCGCCGCAACTCCCGGCAAGATGTCCGAGCTCATGAACGAGCGGAAAATAAAATCCGTGCTGCTCGCACCGGTCTTTGTCGACGGTGAGTTCTGGGGCGCGTTTGAACTTTGCGACGACAACCCACGGGCTTGGAACGACTCCGAAATCGCCTCCCTCAGCGTGGCCGCCGGCAGCCTCGGCAGCTTTATCCAAAGCCGACGCGGCGAGGAGCAACTCCGCAAGGCCAAGGAAGATGCCGACCGTGCGAACATGGCCAAGGGCGAATTCCTCGCCATGATGAGCCACGAGATCCGCACGCCGATGAACGCCGTCCTCGGCTACACCGACTTGCTCGCGCAGACCCAGGTGGACGACCAGCAGCGCGAGTGGCTGGCCATCGTCAACCGAAGCGGCAAAGCACTGCTGGAGTTAATTAACAACATCCTCGACTACTCCAAGATCGAATCCCGCGGCGTCGAGCTGGAGTATCAGGAGTTCTCGCTCGAACAAACCGTCATGGAGGCGCTGGAGCTCATCCTCGTGAAGGCCAACCAGAAGGGCGTGAAGATCAATTACGAATTCAAGGGCGAGTCAGAGGACCTATTTCTGGGGGACTCGCACCGTCTGCGCCAGATTTTGCTCAACCTCGTCAACAATGCCGTGAAGTTCACCGAAAAAGGTTCCGTGGACGTGATTGTCGCAGTTAAAGATACCGAGCAGTTGGGTCGCTGCCGCGTCGATGTGGCGGTCAAAGATACCGGCGTCGGGATCCCCAAAGACAAGGTGCAAAATCTTTTCCAGCCCTTCTCGCAGGCCGACTCTTCCACGACGCGCAGGTTTGGCGGCACCGGCCTGGGCCTCGTGATCAGCAAGCGCCTCGTCGAAAAAATGGGCGGCGACATCGTCGTCGAAAGCGAAGACGGCAAGGGCTCGACCTTCTCCTTCCACGTCTTCCTCAACCGCGGTGCCGCATCCCCCAAGCCCACCCTATTGCCCAATCAGAAAAACACGCCGCTGGCCGTGCTGGCGCCGCTCACCATTCTCGTCGTGGAAGACGAACCGGTGAACCAACAGCTCACGCGCGACATTCTCAACGGCATGGGCTACACGTTTAAAATCGCCGCCGACGAAGACGAGGCCGTTAAGTTAATTGCCGAGCACAAGTTCAACTGCGTGCTGATGGATATCCAGCTCCCCGGTAAGAGCGGCCTGGACATCACCCGCGACATCCGCGACGGCAAGCACGGCGAACAAATTGCGGGCGCGCACATTATCGCCGTTACCGCGAACGCCCTCCCCGGCGATCGCAAAAAGTGCCTCGACGCCGGTGCCAATGACTACCTTTCCAAGCCACTCGCCCTGGAAGAACTGACCGACTCCCTCATCCTCGCCTCGCAAAAGCGCACGGTGTAG
- a CDS encoding FmdB family zinc ribbon protein produces MPIYVYQVINADGSEGEMFEVEQSMSDAPLKQHPRSGEPVRRVFQPPNLATKYTPGATKSKLENKNVERAGFTKYERDKLTGTYHRTAGADKRAPDTINPSQL; encoded by the coding sequence ATGCCGATTTACGTTTACCAGGTGATTAACGCGGATGGCAGCGAAGGCGAGATGTTTGAAGTCGAGCAGTCCATGTCCGACGCTCCACTGAAGCAGCACCCCCGCTCGGGCGAGCCCGTCCGCCGTGTTTTTCAACCACCCAATCTCGCCACCAAATACACTCCCGGTGCCACCAAGAGCAAGCTGGAGAATAAAAACGTGGAGCGCGCCGGCTTTACCAAATACGAGCGCGACAAATTGACTGGCACTTATCATCGCACGGCTGGCGCGGATAAGCGAGCACCGGACACCATCAACCCCAGCCAACTCTAA